The Winogradskyella schleiferi genome has a window encoding:
- a CDS encoding choice-of-anchor L domain-containing protein, whose amino-acid sequence MKRSLLAFALLFSLLDYAQNISVDSQTYTPQQLVEDILIDSECISNISVTNVVGGDFGGADQSYGYFDATGTSFPFQSGIVLSTGRLNNVPGPNNSLSDDNANNWVGDSDLENALNETGTTNATILEFDFTSIASQVSFRYLFASEEYQENNSNTCQFSDLFGFLIRPAAGQVQYQNIALVPNTNTPVKVTTVTPGVPGSCPPENETYFGSFNDSNSPINFNGQTSILTATANVVPNETYHVKLVIADEFNHRYDSTVFLEAGSFELSSDIGPNRLIATGNALCEGEILELNAYQNGQNAYNWFKDNFLVQSDPAGCTGCGTFTVTEPGTYNVEVVLDDGCIAYGEAIIEYAPLPVGFDSVLIECDLNQDGLTTYNLFEATTDLTNGNQNNSINRFFLDESNAIANIDPIANPQAFENTYPFQTVFARILNQDNCTDVAALELQTSNNIVNIPDLKGCDGDVVDGFALFDLPEIEASIINQIPMDAFVRYYETEDDAFNDINPLSNTFENTIADTQTIYVKVSSNNQCFSISTVNLNVLYTPLLKDDETFIYCLNTFPEPLTIFGGVLNDLPNNYYYEWQFNGTTTAITTLFYEVTEPGSYKVIVTDPNGCSSSRTITVITSGTALIESVNVVGVAPNNVITIEIPDASNYEIALDDENGFYQDSFVFTNVAPGFHTVYIKDKNGCGTIEKTISVLGFPKFFTPNGDDDNPTWQVIGTEEQFNQITSIQIFNRYGKLITQQNTTNGGWDGTLNGKSLPSDDYWFFTQFINGETYTGHFALRR is encoded by the coding sequence ATGAAAAGATCCTTACTAGCTTTTGCCCTTTTATTTTCCCTATTGGATTATGCACAAAATATTTCAGTAGATAGTCAAACCTATACGCCTCAGCAGCTCGTTGAGGATATTTTAATAGATAGTGAGTGTATCAGCAATATTTCCGTTACTAATGTAGTTGGTGGCGATTTTGGTGGTGCCGACCAAAGTTATGGTTATTTTGATGCCACAGGGACTTCTTTTCCTTTTCAAAGTGGTATAGTTTTAAGCACAGGCAGACTGAACAACGTACCTGGACCAAACAACAGTTTAAGTGATGATAATGCTAATAATTGGGTTGGAGATTCAGATTTGGAAAATGCGCTCAACGAAACTGGAACCACAAATGCCACAATTTTAGAATTTGATTTTACCTCTATAGCGTCACAGGTAAGTTTTAGATACCTGTTTGCTTCAGAAGAATATCAAGAAAACAATTCCAATACATGTCAATTTTCAGATTTATTTGGATTTTTAATTCGTCCTGCTGCTGGGCAAGTACAATATCAAAATATTGCATTAGTACCTAACACAAACACGCCTGTAAAAGTTACAACAGTAACACCTGGCGTTCCCGGAAGCTGTCCTCCTGAAAATGAAACTTATTTTGGTAGCTTCAACGACTCCAATTCTCCTATTAATTTTAATGGACAAACTTCTATTTTAACGGCAACGGCCAATGTAGTTCCCAATGAAACTTATCATGTAAAATTAGTGATTGCGGATGAATTCAATCACAGATATGATTCTACCGTTTTTTTAGAAGCTGGCAGTTTTGAATTGTCTTCGGATATAGGACCTAATAGACTCATTGCCACAGGAAATGCACTCTGTGAAGGCGAAATACTAGAGCTTAATGCTTACCAAAATGGCCAAAATGCTTACAATTGGTTTAAGGATAATTTTTTAGTACAATCTGATCCAGCTGGTTGCACTGGTTGTGGGACTTTTACCGTTACAGAACCTGGAACTTACAACGTCGAAGTTGTATTGGATGATGGCTGTATCGCTTATGGCGAAGCTATTATTGAATATGCACCTTTACCTGTTGGATTTGATTCTGTTTTGATTGAATGTGATCTTAATCAAGATGGTCTAACCACGTATAATTTGTTTGAGGCAACAACCGATCTCACCAATGGAAATCAAAACAACTCTATTAATCGCTTTTTCTTAGACGAATCCAACGCCATTGCTAACATTGATCCCATTGCTAATCCTCAAGCTTTTGAAAACACCTATCCATTTCAAACCGTTTTTGCACGAATTTTAAATCAAGACAATTGTACTGATGTTGCCGCTTTAGAATTACAAACTTCAAATAATATTGTAAACATTCCAGATTTAAAGGGTTGTGATGGAGACGTTGTAGATGGTTTCGCGTTGTTTGATTTACCCGAAATTGAAGCTTCTATCATAAATCAAATTCCCATGGATGCCTTTGTACGCTATTATGAAACGGAAGATGATGCCTTTAATGATATTAATCCACTTTCTAATACGTTTGAAAACACGATAGCAGATACACAGACCATTTACGTAAAAGTGAGTAGCAATAATCAATGTTTTAGTATTTCAACCGTCAACTTAAATGTGCTTTATACACCTTTGTTAAAGGACGATGAAACTTTTATTTATTGTTTAAATACATTCCCAGAACCACTGACTATCTTTGGAGGCGTGCTTAACGATTTACCAAACAACTACTATTACGAATGGCAATTTAACGGGACTACAACAGCGATCACGACATTATTTTATGAGGTTACAGAACCTGGCTCTTATAAAGTCATTGTGACCGATCCAAATGGTTGCTCATCTAGCAGAACAATAACAGTTATAACTTCTGGAACAGCATTAATAGAAAGTGTAAATGTTGTTGGTGTAGCACCGAATAATGTAATTACAATTGAAATTCCTGATGCAAGCAATTATGAAATTGCTCTAGACGATGAAAATGGATTTTATCAAGATAGTTTTGTGTTTACCAATGTAGCACCAGGCTTTCATACCGTTTATATAAAAGACAAGAATGGTTGTGGCACTATCGAAAAAACCATTTCGGTTTTAGGCTTTCCAAAATTCTTTACTCCTAATGGCGATGATGATAATCCTACATGGCAAGTTATTGGTACAGAAGAACAATTTAACCAAATAACTTCCATTCAGATTTTCAATCGCTATGGAAAATTGATTACACAGCAAAATACAACAAATGGTGGTTGGGACGGAACGCTAAACGGAAAATCACTTCCAAGTGATGATTATTGGTTTTTTACGCAGTTTATTAATGGCGAAACTTACACTGGTCATTTTGCACTAAGGAGATAA
- a CDS encoding alpha/beta hydrolase: protein MSHLFCMKFKHLYWLILAFILNKAIAQSTASEQVTKFIIAAPQLDTLKTIWVYLPTKYKNSKKDYPVIYMHDAQNLFDSETSYVGEWEIDEYMDSLNDNESIIIGIEHGNEKRIEELTLYKHEKYGGGKGDAYLTFIKNTLKPHIDVTYRTKPEAENTTIFGSSLGGLLSFYAAIKYPETFGKAGVFSPAFWINPEIFELVQSTEIPVTSKFYFLAGTDEGETMIPKLKEMIKLLQSKGVNESQFEMHSIEGGKHNEKFWGEHFGKAYDYLTTNN, encoded by the coding sequence GTGAGTCATCTATTCTGTATGAAATTTAAGCATTTATACTGGCTAATTCTAGCATTTATTCTAAACAAAGCAATAGCCCAAAGCACTGCTTCAGAGCAAGTTACAAAATTTATTATCGCAGCTCCGCAATTGGATACACTTAAAACTATTTGGGTGTATTTACCTACAAAATACAAAAACTCTAAAAAAGATTATCCTGTCATTTATATGCACGATGCTCAAAATTTATTCGATTCTGAAACCTCTTATGTAGGCGAATGGGAAATTGATGAATATATGGATTCGTTAAATGATAATGAAAGTATAATTATTGGAATAGAACACGGAAACGAAAAACGAATTGAAGAACTTACACTATATAAACATGAAAAATACGGTGGTGGAAAAGGAGATGCCTATTTAACTTTTATAAAGAATACCTTAAAACCGCATATCGATGTCACCTACAGAACAAAACCTGAAGCAGAAAATACTACAATATTCGGTTCGTCGCTAGGCGGTTTATTATCATTTTACGCAGCTATTAAATATCCCGAAACTTTTGGTAAAGCTGGTGTGTTCTCTCCTGCCTTTTGGATTAATCCCGAAATCTTTGAATTGGTACAATCAACTGAAATTCCAGTAACTTCAAAGTTTTATTTTTTAGCAGGAACCGATGAAGGGGAAACTATGATTCCTAAGTTAAAAGAAATGATTAAATTACTGCAATCTAAAGGCGTAAATGAATCGCAATTTGAAATGCATAGCATTGAAGGCGGAAAACATAACGAAAAATTTTGGGGAGAACATTTTGGAAAAGCCTATGACTATTTAACGACTAATAATTAA
- the uvrB gene encoding excinuclease ABC subunit UvrB has product MRFKIKSEFKPTGDQPQAIKQLANGIENQDKYQTLLGVTGSGKTFTVANVIEEVQRPTLVLAHNKTLAAQLYSEFKQFFPDNAVEYFVSYYDYYQPEAYIPVSGVYIEKDLSINEEIEKMRLSTTSSLLSGRRDVIVVASVSCLYGIGNPVEFQKNVISIERDQVISRTKLLHQLVQSLYSRTEAEFKNGNFRIKGDTVDVFPGYADHAFRIHFFGDEIEEIEAFDARTNEIIERYDRLNIYPANMFVTSPDVLNGAIRDIQDDLVKQHDYFKDIGKHLEAKRLKERTEFDLEMIRELGYCSGIENYSRYLDGRLPGTRPFCLLDYFPKDYLMVVDESHVTISQVHAMYGGDRSRKVNLVDYGFRLPAAMDNRPLKFEEFEALQNQVIYVSATPADYEMEKTDGIYVEQVIRPTGLLDPVIEVRPSLNQIDDLIEEIQNRVEKDERTLVTTLTKRMAEELVKYLTRISIRCRYIHSDVDTLERVEIMQDLRKGIFDVLVGVNLLREGLDLPEVSLVAILDADKEGFLRSNRSLTQTVGRAARNLNGKAIMYADKITNSMQKTIDETEYRREKQIAYNTEHNLVPKALNKSLDSVLAKNSVSTYRTELDAQIAAEPESEYLTKVELEKKIRERRKLMEQAAKALDFLEAARFRDEITAYQSKLEKLKVK; this is encoded by the coding sequence ATGCGATTCAAAATAAAATCCGAATTTAAACCCACAGGAGATCAACCACAAGCCATAAAACAATTGGCAAATGGTATTGAAAACCAAGACAAATACCAAACCCTATTAGGTGTCACAGGCTCTGGTAAAACTTTTACTGTGGCCAACGTGATTGAAGAAGTCCAGCGACCAACTCTGGTTTTGGCACATAATAAAACATTGGCAGCCCAACTTTATTCTGAGTTTAAACAATTTTTTCCAGATAATGCGGTTGAGTATTTTGTGTCTTATTACGATTATTACCAACCTGAAGCCTACATTCCTGTTTCTGGTGTTTATATAGAAAAAGATTTATCCATTAACGAGGAAATTGAAAAGATGCGTTTAAGCACCACCTCGTCTCTACTTTCTGGTCGTCGTGATGTCATTGTCGTAGCTTCGGTGTCATGTCTATATGGTATTGGAAATCCCGTGGAATTTCAGAAAAATGTGATTTCCATTGAACGCGATCAAGTTATTTCACGTACCAAATTATTACATCAATTGGTGCAAAGTTTGTATTCCAGGACTGAAGCCGAATTCAAAAATGGAAACTTCAGAATAAAAGGGGATACGGTTGATGTCTTTCCTGGCTATGCTGATCACGCCTTTAGAATTCACTTTTTTGGAGATGAAATTGAAGAGATTGAAGCTTTTGATGCCAGAACAAATGAAATCATAGAACGTTACGACCGGCTGAATATTTATCCGGCAAATATGTTCGTGACGTCACCAGATGTGTTGAATGGTGCCATAAGGGATATTCAAGATGATTTGGTTAAACAACACGATTATTTTAAAGACATAGGAAAACATTTGGAAGCTAAACGTCTCAAGGAACGCACGGAATTCGATCTAGAAATGATTCGGGAATTGGGTTATTGTTCTGGAATTGAAAATTATTCGAGATATTTAGATGGAAGACTGCCAGGCACGCGTCCCTTCTGCTTATTGGATTATTTTCCTAAGGATTATTTAATGGTGGTTGACGAAAGTCATGTCACCATTTCTCAAGTCCATGCCATGTATGGAGGCGACAGAAGCCGAAAAGTGAATTTAGTGGATTATGGTTTCCGATTACCAGCAGCCATGGATAACAGACCTTTAAAGTTTGAAGAATTTGAAGCCCTTCAAAATCAAGTCATCTATGTTTCTGCAACACCTGCAGATTATGAAATGGAAAAAACGGACGGCATTTATGTGGAACAAGTCATCAGACCAACAGGTTTATTGGATCCTGTAATTGAAGTCAGGCCAAGTTTAAACCAAATTGATGATTTAATAGAGGAAATCCAGAATCGGGTTGAAAAAGACGAACGTACTTTGGTCACTACGCTTACTAAACGAATGGCAGAAGAGTTGGTAAAATACTTAACCCGAATTTCTATCCGCTGTCGCTATATTCATAGTGATGTGGATACTTTGGAACGTGTTGAGATCATGCAAGATTTAAGAAAAGGTATTTTTGATGTTTTGGTCGGTGTGAATTTATTACGAGAAGGTCTGGATTTACCTGAAGTTTCACTTGTTGCGATACTCGATGCCGACAAAGAAGGGTTTTTGCGTTCCAATCGTTCACTAACACAAACCGTTGGTAGAGCTGCCAGAAACCTGAACGGAAAAGCGATTATGTATGCCGATAAAATTACCAATAGCATGCAGAAAACGATTGATGAAACTGAATACCGTCGTGAAAAACAAATTGCTTACAACACCGAACATAATTTAGTTCCGAAAGCCTTAAATAAAAGTTTGGATAGTGTTTTAGCAAAAAATTCCGTGAGTACCTATAGAACAGAATTGGACGCACAGATTGCGGCCGAACCAGAAAGCGAGTATTTAACAAAAGTGGAACTCGAAAAGAAAATAAGGGAACGACGTAAACTTATGGAACAAGCTGCAAAAGCTTTAGACTTTTTGGAAGCAGCGCGTTTTAGGGATGAGATTACGGCTTACCAAAGTAAACTTGAGAAGCTGAAGGTAAAGTAG
- a CDS encoding TerB family tellurite resistance protein produces MINRAEKLSLLSEMIAFAQTDENIRSIEYNFLFSIAKQLDISKEDFEYLFEHPVTYVHLKTHSERIVQFHRLVLLMNLDHKVAPKQLVKIHNFGLRMGLSHESINRVLDLMDSFPNKIVPPDFLIDIFKVQYN; encoded by the coding sequence ATGATAAATCGTGCTGAAAAACTGAGCTTACTTTCCGAGATGATTGCGTTTGCTCAAACAGATGAAAACATAAGATCTATTGAATATAACTTTTTATTCAGTATTGCGAAACAATTGGATATTTCAAAAGAAGACTTCGAATATTTATTTGAACATCCTGTAACCTATGTGCATTTAAAAACACACAGTGAACGTATTGTGCAGTTCCATAGGTTAGTATTACTTATGAATTTAGATCATAAAGTCGCTCCTAAGCAATTGGTGAAAATCCATAATTTTGGATTGCGAATGGGTTTAAGTCATGAATCTATTAATCGTGTTTTGGATTTAATGGATAGTTTCCCAAATAAGATTGTTCCTCCAGATTTTCTGATTGATATATTTAAAGTACAATACAACTAA